The following proteins are co-located in the Gammaproteobacteria bacterium genome:
- the cysC gene encoding adenylyl-sulfate kinase encodes MTARVAGRASAGSESRLREARKPCILWLTGLPAAGKTTLAREIARKLETLGVRAFVLDGDDLRQGLNSDLGFSRAARNESVRRAGHAAKLLLDTGTIAVAALISPFRKQRQRIRAMAGPDRFVEIFVDAPLHVCERRDPKGLYASARAGDIQDVTGIDSPYEPPENPDIRLRSAESPPGELAGRVIRYLHEREHI; translated from the coding sequence ATGACCGCGCGAGTCGCAGGCCGTGCCTCCGCCGGTAGTGAAAGTCGTCTGCGCGAAGCCCGCAAGCCCTGCATTCTCTGGCTGACCGGCTTGCCCGCCGCCGGCAAGACGACCCTCGCCCGGGAAATCGCCCGGAAGCTTGAAACACTGGGCGTCCGCGCCTTCGTGCTCGACGGCGACGACCTCCGCCAGGGTCTCAACAGCGACCTCGGGTTCAGCCGCGCGGCCCGCAACGAGAGCGTGCGCCGCGCCGGGCACGCCGCCAAACTCCTTCTCGACACCGGAACGATCGCAGTGGCGGCCCTGATCTCGCCCTTCCGCAAGCAACGGCAGCGAATCCGCGCGATGGCCGGCCCCGACCGGTTCGTGGAGATCTTCGTCGATGCGCCACTTCATGTGTGCGAACGGCGCGATCCGAAGGGGCTTTACGCCAGCGCGCGAGCCGGCGATATCCAGGACGTCACCGGCATCGATTCACCCTACGAACCGCCGGAAAACCCGGACATCCGGCTCCGGTCGGCGGAAAGCCCGCCGGGCGAACTGGCAGGCCGGGTGATCCGCTACCTGCACGAGAGAGAACACATTTGA
- a CDS encoding phosphoadenosine phosphosulfate reductase family protein, which produces MRIVREAVEAFGRPVLLFSAGKDSAVMLRLAQKAFAPTLPPFPLLHVDTNWKFPEAYEFRDRTAAEAGMKLIVHVNREGLARGIGPFSHGAETHIRVMKTEALQDALELYGFDVMIDGARGDEERFRADSRLSEGPAGSGGTMRVFPLHDWTEMDVWRYVQAENIPLPPLYFAAPRPVVRRKGMLIVRADERMTLADGEKPGMRKVRFRTLGCWPLTGAVESEAVDVAGVLRELRRVRTPERYWRAVDRPAAEAGRKQEGRP; this is translated from the coding sequence ATGCGCATCGTGCGCGAAGCGGTGGAAGCGTTTGGCCGGCCGGTGCTGCTGTTCTCGGCCGGCAAGGATTCCGCGGTGATGTTGCGCCTCGCCCAGAAGGCATTCGCGCCCACGCTTCCGCCGTTTCCGCTGCTGCACGTGGATACGAACTGGAAGTTTCCCGAAGCCTATGAGTTCCGGGACCGAACGGCGGCCGAAGCGGGCATGAAGCTGATCGTTCATGTCAACCGGGAAGGACTTGCGCGCGGAATCGGGCCGTTCAGCCACGGCGCCGAGACCCATATCCGGGTCATGAAGACCGAGGCGTTGCAAGACGCCCTTGAACTCTACGGCTTTGACGTCATGATCGACGGGGCGCGGGGCGACGAGGAGCGCTTCAGGGCCGATTCGCGGCTCTCCGAGGGGCCCGCCGGCAGCGGCGGGACAATGCGCGTATTCCCGTTGCATGATTGGACCGAGATGGACGTGTGGCGCTATGTTCAGGCCGAGAACATACCGTTGCCGCCGCTCTATTTCGCTGCACCGAGGCCGGTGGTCCGGAGGAAGGGAATGCTGATCGTCCGGGCCGACGAACGAATGACGCTGGCGGACGGCGAGAAGCCCGGTATGCGGAAGGTGCGGTTCCGCACGCTGGGTTGCTGGCCATTGACGGGCGCCGTGGAATCGGAGGCGGTGGATGTTGCCGGCGTTCTGCGCGAGCTTCGCCGCGTCCGGACGCCCGAGCGCTATTGGCGCGCAGTCGACCGGCCCGCCGCCGAAGCAGGCAGGAAGCAGGAGGGGCGCCCATGA
- a CDS encoding VOC family protein: MSVYGMTSVTVGVSDMDESLGLFRDVMGLQVESDGEAPRALLDAWGLPGNVTARLVVLSCGGYPAGHLRLAQYSPAPTESVRLDHGAGAVDSSTDIGPKAIDFYVPAPMSAAVEAITGAGYGFRSEPIRYEVGDIESEECLFSGPDGVPALLMIGHRHPPESMRELPAGVRFSEIATTSVVCADPEAARRLYCDALGMEAGTDAWVPEENLDLARRLTGVGTATGMYFLLVAAPGEPSGKLLFVHFAGVPGKRLTGRMRPGKLGVNLFSYTASELDATLEKACKAGATLLRGPTQVGETRVALLLGANEELLELTEEG; this comes from the coding sequence ATGAGCGTTTACGGCATGACGTCGGTGACCGTGGGCGTCAGCGACATGGACGAGTCGCTGGGCCTGTTCCGGGACGTTATGGGATTACAGGTGGAAAGCGACGGAGAAGCGCCGCGTGCGCTGCTGGATGCCTGGGGATTGCCCGGGAACGTGACGGCGCGGCTGGTCGTACTGTCCTGCGGTGGCTACCCTGCCGGGCACTTGCGGCTGGCGCAATACTCGCCCGCTCCAACGGAGTCGGTGCGCCTGGACCATGGCGCCGGCGCGGTCGACTCGTCCACCGACATCGGCCCCAAGGCGATCGACTTCTACGTGCCGGCGCCGATGAGCGCTGCCGTCGAAGCCATCACCGGAGCCGGGTATGGGTTCCGCTCGGAGCCGATCCGCTACGAGGTGGGCGACATCGAGAGCGAGGAATGCCTGTTCTCGGGACCCGACGGCGTTCCCGCCCTGCTCATGATCGGCCACCGCCATCCGCCCGAATCCATGCGCGAGTTGCCCGCCGGAGTGCGCTTCTCGGAAATCGCCACGACGTCGGTCGTGTGCGCCGACCCCGAGGCCGCCCGGCGGCTGTATTGCGACGCGCTGGGCATGGAGGCCGGGACCGACGCCTGGGTGCCGGAGGAAAACCTGGACCTCGCGCGCCGCCTCACCGGCGTCGGCACCGCGACCGGCATGTACTTCCTGCTGGTGGCGGCGCCCGGCGAACCCAGCGGCAAGCTCCTGTTCGTGCATTTCGCGGGCGTCCCGGGCAAGCGGCTGACGGGCCGGATGCGTCCCGGCAAGCTGGGCGTGAACCTGTTCAGCTACACGGCAAGCGAACTGGACGCCACGCTCGAGAAGGCCTGCAAGGCCGGCGCCACGCTCCTGCGGGGGCCGACGCAAGTGGGCGAAACGCGCGTGGCGCTGCTGCTGGGCGCCAATGAGGAATTGCTGGAGCTGACCGAAGAGGGCTGA
- a CDS encoding VOC family protein, whose protein sequence is MAEEIIAPDGSPMRAAVIGCRDIEKSLAFYRDRIGLSVLADELLSGPAFRRFWNLNGGASARGILLGQGDEGVGQVLLLDFHLPEGSARPVEIRDRSIVRAYGCFNLNFYTADIRRDFEGLKKDGYVLWSDPVQHFFGDDVGDPIEGIFEGPDRVPINLVELATRDTATRVGQMRAYVEQRGYTDAGFTPIVTSSHGVDSSERAMAFYQQVLKMRPLIDEVLGSPESNRMLSLPVDAKTRVVFMQGNHMFGKVVLSQPLNYECESLIERARAPNIGYLAQAFAVGDLDEAAGQCGALKAEVLSKPQATPWPGSGSVSAMLVRNPGSGALQVLMEDA, encoded by the coding sequence GTGGCCGAGGAAATCATTGCGCCGGACGGGTCGCCGATGCGGGCGGCCGTTATCGGCTGCCGCGACATCGAAAAATCACTGGCCTTCTACCGGGACCGCATCGGTTTGTCGGTTCTCGCCGACGAATTGCTGAGCGGCCCGGCCTTTCGAAGATTCTGGAACCTGAACGGCGGAGCGTCCGCCCGCGGCATCCTGCTGGGGCAAGGCGACGAGGGCGTGGGCCAGGTCCTGCTGCTCGACTTTCATCTGCCCGAAGGCAGCGCCAGGCCCGTGGAAATTCGCGACCGCAGCATTGTTCGGGCCTACGGATGCTTCAATCTCAATTTCTATACCGCCGACATTCGCCGCGATTTCGAGGGATTGAAGAAAGACGGCTACGTGCTCTGGTCCGATCCCGTACAGCACTTTTTCGGGGACGACGTGGGCGACCCCATAGAAGGCATCTTTGAAGGACCGGACCGGGTGCCGATCAACCTCGTGGAACTCGCCACCCGCGACACGGCGACGCGGGTGGGCCAGATGCGCGCCTACGTGGAGCAGCGCGGCTACACGGACGCCGGTTTCACGCCCATCGTGACCAGTTCGCATGGCGTGGATTCCAGCGAACGTGCGATGGCCTTTTATCAGCAGGTGCTGAAAATGAGGCCGCTGATCGACGAGGTCCTGGGTTCGCCCGAATCCAACCGCATGCTGAGCCTGCCCGTGGACGCGAAGACCCGCGTCGTGTTCATGCAGGGCAACCACATGTTCGGCAAGGTGGTGCTGAGCCAGCCGCTGAACTACGAGTGCGAGTCCCTGATCGAGCGGGCCAGGGCGCCGAACATCGGCTATCTGGCCCAGGCCTTCGCGGTCGGCGACCTGGATGAGGCGGCCGGCCAGTGCGGCGCCCTGAAAGCCGAGGTCCTGAGCAAGCCGCAGGCCACTCCCTGGCCGGGTTCGGGCAGCGTTTCCGCGATGCTGGTCCGCAACCCCGGCAGCGGAGCGCTGCAGGTACTGATGGAGGACGCGTGA
- a CDS encoding methyltransferase domain-containing protein, with the protein MTDYVRHDLRIEPTRDELSRQRFVSEIRRHILGDLANGMRATYHRKVEPALVREKGREPEDGVEVHRAMRGERAYRFYSAMRVNCQKLVWRSVIPTVERHLEDLNRKVADVGANGGGHGGSVTLDPELETPPYVANHDVHMMPGCYHTEYGHDDAAAGAIYDNGTAVFSMGLFGSARDDIGASIARFIALKFPELRPRRILDMGCSIGSNTVPWARTFPDAEVHAVDVAAPLLRYAHARAEVLGARVHYRQMDASQCDFGGEPGFDIVWSSMFLHELPPKKVRAVFREAHRLLRPGGLMLHMELPPNCRTVPYESFYFDWDSYYNQEPYYKAFRDMRPIDCCTAAGFDESKFVEFIVPSIARNGEEELQAYVSRDDITVDENTGRLVPSIRWYCFGAWK; encoded by the coding sequence ATGACCGATTACGTACGCCACGACCTGCGGATCGAGCCCACCCGGGACGAGTTGTCGCGCCAGCGTTTCGTCTCCGAGATACGCCGCCATATCCTCGGCGACCTGGCAAACGGGATGCGCGCGACGTACCACAGGAAGGTGGAACCGGCGCTCGTTCGCGAAAAGGGCCGGGAGCCCGAAGACGGCGTTGAGGTCCACCGGGCCATGCGCGGCGAACGCGCCTACCGCTTCTATTCCGCCATGCGCGTGAACTGCCAGAAACTCGTCTGGCGTTCGGTCATCCCCACGGTGGAACGCCACCTGGAGGACCTGAACCGCAAGGTCGCCGACGTGGGCGCCAATGGAGGTGGACACGGCGGTTCGGTGACGCTCGACCCGGAGCTGGAAACGCCGCCGTACGTGGCCAACCACGACGTGCATATGATGCCGGGCTGCTACCACACGGAATACGGCCACGATGACGCGGCGGCGGGCGCGATCTACGACAACGGCACCGCCGTGTTCAGCATGGGGCTGTTCGGCAGCGCCCGCGACGACATCGGCGCCAGCATCGCGCGTTTCATTGCACTGAAATTTCCGGAACTGCGCCCGCGCCGCATCCTGGACATGGGCTGCTCGATCGGTTCGAACACCGTGCCCTGGGCGCGCACCTTTCCCGATGCGGAAGTGCACGCGGTGGACGTGGCGGCACCGCTGTTGCGGTACGCCCACGCTCGCGCCGAAGTGCTGGGTGCGCGGGTTCATTACCGGCAGATGGACGCGTCGCAATGCGATTTCGGCGGCGAGCCCGGTTTCGACATCGTCTGGTCGTCGATGTTCCTGCACGAATTGCCGCCGAAGAAGGTGCGCGCGGTATTCCGCGAGGCTCACCGGCTGCTTCGCCCCGGCGGGCTGATGCTGCACATGGAACTGCCCCCGAACTGCCGCACCGTGCCGTACGAGAGTTTCTATTTCGACTGGGACAGCTATTACAACCAGGAGCCCTACTACAAGGCTTTCCGCGACATGCGTCCGATCGACTGCTGCACGGCGGCGGGCTTCGACGAGTCGAAATTCGTGGAATTCATCGTGCCCAGCATTGCCCGCAACGGCGAAGAGGAACTTCAGGCTTACGTGTCGCGGGACGACATAACCGTGGACGAGAACACCGGCCGCCTGGTGCCTTCGATCCGCTGGTATTGCTTCGGCGCCTGGAAGTAG
- a CDS encoding TonB-dependent receptor, which yields MAFLSRGQPMKIRIGMLACALALVAPAAPAQQGAGEIEEVVVTARKQEERIQDVPLAIRAFTAAEISERGLSDVMDISQFTPGFSFEKLNRYGVQGGGSRPVIRGQSQILGGANASIFVDGVLYNDSILSFPFEIVERVEVIKGPQAALFGRATFAGAINLITKTGSNEPENKFSLRVAEHEEGEISFLSRGALAEDTAFYMAHVRYYTYGGFYRNTLDNQLVGDEESINLNLSLELRPSDSFTARFNLGYGEDDDGAAAVTLQDRTYNNCFLEIARQYYCGEVAELESTEQNLDLFGDDIGLDKTAWRASAQLEWDLGGFTVRSNTGYFGADSTYGYDVDITSNSTALGGTFNRIAVSDRSEWSTELLISTDLASATRVLGGVYLYQSRRDFREDRLNGRTVDQGEARTDNWAVFGSVAQDFSDTVTGTLELRYASDKIGNDNPPARPTLPLIENTFKTWSPRATLDWKYADGRMIYGTVAVGNKPGFINANPLLDPSLRFAEEEESLNFEVGTKNTLNDGRTTLNVAVYFIDWTKQQLTTTGLLSDGRPVSYVTNAGETEGKGLELEVAHIFNDQFTAGFGYALNDATFTEFDEFSEQARFTGGDPSVAGNQTPNASKHMANAFARYEWPAGANTAYVRADYAYASRKYAQIFNHAHSGDQNLINLKLGLDVGQWQLGLFVRNLTDDRTPSTVIRFVDFKNILPRGDSARTSGFVRAFQYPLADPRQIGATATYIF from the coding sequence ATGGCTTTTCTGTCCAGGGGACAACCTATGAAAATTCGAATCGGCATGCTCGCCTGCGCGCTTGCACTGGTCGCGCCGGCGGCGCCGGCGCAGCAGGGCGCCGGCGAAATCGAGGAAGTCGTCGTAACGGCGCGCAAGCAGGAAGAACGGATCCAGGACGTGCCGCTCGCGATCAGAGCGTTCACGGCGGCCGAGATCAGCGAAAGGGGCCTGTCCGATGTCATGGACATCAGCCAGTTCACGCCCGGGTTCTCGTTCGAGAAACTGAACCGCTACGGCGTGCAGGGTGGAGGCAGCCGGCCGGTCATCCGCGGGCAGTCGCAGATCCTGGGCGGCGCCAACGCCTCGATCTTCGTTGACGGCGTGCTCTACAACGATTCGATTCTGTCGTTCCCGTTCGAAATAGTCGAGCGGGTGGAAGTGATCAAGGGGCCGCAGGCCGCGCTGTTCGGCCGCGCGACCTTCGCCGGGGCCATCAACCTGATCACCAAGACCGGGAGCAACGAGCCCGAAAACAAGTTCTCGCTGCGTGTGGCCGAACATGAAGAGGGCGAGATCAGCTTCCTGTCGCGCGGGGCCCTGGCCGAAGACACCGCCTTCTACATGGCCCATGTTCGCTACTACACCTACGGCGGCTTCTACCGCAACACGCTGGACAACCAGTTGGTGGGCGATGAGGAGTCGATCAACCTGAATCTGTCGCTGGAACTGCGTCCCTCCGACAGCTTTACCGCCCGCTTCAACCTGGGCTACGGCGAGGACGACGACGGAGCTGCCGCGGTAACCCTGCAGGACCGTACCTACAACAACTGTTTTCTGGAAATCGCGCGGCAGTATTACTGTGGAGAAGTGGCCGAACTGGAAAGCACCGAGCAGAACCTGGACCTGTTCGGCGACGATATCGGCCTCGACAAGACGGCCTGGCGCGCCTCGGCCCAGCTCGAGTGGGACCTGGGCGGGTTCACGGTCCGTTCCAACACGGGCTATTTCGGCGCCGATTCGACCTATGGTTACGACGTGGACATCACGTCCAACTCGACCGCATTGGGCGGAACGTTCAATCGGATCGCGGTCAGCGACCGCAGCGAGTGGTCCACAGAATTGCTGATCAGCACCGACCTGGCATCCGCAACGCGGGTGCTGGGCGGGGTGTACCTGTATCAGAGCCGCCGCGATTTTCGCGAGGACCGGCTGAACGGCCGCACGGTGGACCAGGGCGAGGCGCGCACCGACAACTGGGCCGTGTTCGGATCGGTCGCACAGGATTTTTCCGACACGGTCACCGGCACGCTGGAACTGCGCTATGCCTCGGACAAGATCGGCAACGACAATCCCCCGGCGCGCCCCACGCTGCCTCTGATCGAGAACACGTTCAAGACCTGGTCGCCGCGCGCCACGCTGGACTGGAAATACGCGGACGGCCGGATGATTTACGGCACGGTTGCGGTGGGCAACAAGCCGGGTTTCATCAATGCGAATCCCTTGCTGGATCCGTCGCTGCGGTTTGCCGAGGAAGAGGAGTCACTGAACTTTGAGGTGGGCACCAAGAACACGCTGAACGACGGCCGCACGACCCTGAACGTGGCCGTGTACTTCATCGACTGGACCAAGCAGCAACTCACGACGACCGGTTTGCTCAGCGATGGCCGCCCGGTGTCGTACGTGACAAATGCCGGCGAAACCGAGGGCAAGGGCCTGGAACTTGAGGTCGCGCATATCTTCAACGATCAGTTCACCGCCGGCTTCGGCTACGCGCTGAACGACGCCACGTTCACGGAGTTTGACGAGTTCTCGGAACAGGCCCGTTTCACCGGCGGCGATCCCTCCGTGGCCGGCAACCAGACGCCCAATGCCTCGAAGCACATGGCCAACGCCTTCGCCCGCTACGAATGGCCGGCGGGCGCCAATACCGCCTATGTTCGCGCCGACTACGCCTACGCCAGCCGCAAGTACGCGCAGATCTTCAATCATGCCCACAGCGGCGATCAGAACCTGATCAACCTGAAGCTGGGGCTGGATGTGGGCCAGTGGCAGCTGGGGCTGTTCGTGCGCAACCTGACGGACGACCGCACGCCTTCCACCGTGATCCGCTTCGTGGACTTCAAGAACATCCTGCCGCGCGGCGACAGCGCCCGCACGTCCGGTTTCGTGCGCGCGTTCCAGTATCCGCTGGCGGACCCGCGGCAGATCGGAGCGACCGCCACCTACATCTTCTGA
- a CDS encoding FAD-dependent oxidoreductase, with amino-acid sequence MQPPGTEGPRGRAAEPRRSGSAADEPAPGGVLRRAAPANRPGARAGDESAPAACRRGALRAGHSHPGADPGAAQGHTRRAQTGASSDHARSDPGLGDRRPRDRAAPRKDRRTGTRVQGHELAPARIHQRAARRAGALAPGKSPATGPPHVHSGAVKRRELLKGAGAGLTLAIPAVRAATLLESRWDFIIVGAGTAGLPAAIHASRRGASVLMLEAADTLGGTLNMAMGQVSAGGTRLQDDQGIVDSPDRHFEDIMEITFGEADPEIVRRTVDLAPDTLNWLLDQGLVPLPGHPVTGAAPGRAGYSVPRYFWAEEAGRAILKVVLEELDREMPQGNIAIRTSTRVTGLLTSDSGAVEGVRAESGNEEWTFRGRHILLTNGGYAMNPDMFELLTGHPAYAAGSWPHSLGDGLDLAVSVGGWLRGQHLHRAGTGSILTGPKFPAKVYARFATVPQQRLPWEIWVNDAGQRFIREDEPLVRPRARAVLALPRLRYVIVFDENIFNSAPPGLPQFSREEFLAHCENHPMFARADSLDELAAAADVDADGLAQTVRDYNDAVASGADPLGREHLPEPIARPPFYAITHLGSSATSSTGVAVNDAHQVVRGNQETVPGLYAAGEVLGSGATLGSTFAPGMLLTPALSVGRWLGMTLPI; translated from the coding sequence TTGCAGCCGCCCGGAACAGAAGGCCCGCGTGGCCGCGCTGCTGAGCCGCGTCGGTCTGGATCCGCGGCGGATGAACCGGCGCCCGGCGGCGTTCTCCGGCGGGCAGCGCCAGCGAATCGCCCTGGCGCGCGCGCTGGCGATGAATCCGCGCCTGCTGCTTGCCGACGAGGCGCTCTCCGCGCTGGACATTCGCACCCAGGCGCAGATCCTGGCGCTGCTCAGGGACATACGCGAAGAGCGCAAACTGGCGCTTCTTCTGATCACGCACGATCTGACCCTGGCCTCGGAGATCGGCGACCGCGTGATCGTGCTGCGCCGCGGAAGGATCGTCGAACAGGGACCCGCGTCCAGGGTCATGAACTCGCCCCGGCACGAATACACCAGCGAGCTGCTCGCCGCGCAGGCGCGCTGGCGCCCGGGAAGTCCCCGGCAACAGGGCCGCCGCATGTACACTCCGGGGCTGTGAAACGTCGAGAACTGCTGAAAGGCGCGGGCGCCGGCCTGACCCTGGCGATCCCGGCCGTGCGGGCCGCAACGCTGCTGGAATCGCGATGGGATTTCATCATCGTGGGCGCGGGTACCGCCGGACTGCCCGCCGCCATCCACGCCTCGAGGCGCGGCGCCAGCGTACTGATGCTGGAAGCGGCGGACACGCTGGGCGGCACGCTGAACATGGCCATGGGACAGGTCAGCGCGGGCGGCACCCGGCTGCAGGACGATCAGGGTATCGTCGATTCGCCGGACCGCCACTTCGAGGACATCATGGAGATCACGTTCGGCGAGGCGGACCCGGAAATCGTTAGGCGCACCGTGGACCTCGCGCCGGATACGCTGAACTGGCTGCTCGACCAGGGCCTGGTTCCGCTTCCCGGTCATCCTGTGACCGGCGCGGCGCCCGGCCGGGCAGGCTACAGCGTTCCGCGGTATTTCTGGGCCGAGGAGGCCGGCAGGGCGATCCTGAAAGTCGTGCTGGAGGAACTCGACCGCGAAATGCCGCAGGGCAATATCGCCATCCGCACGAGTACCCGCGTGACCGGTCTGCTCACGTCCGATTCCGGCGCGGTGGAAGGCGTCCGGGCGGAGAGCGGCAACGAGGAATGGACCTTCCGGGGACGCCACATATTGCTTACCAACGGCGGTTACGCGATGAACCCGGACATGTTCGAACTGCTGACCGGCCATCCCGCCTATGCGGCCGGTTCCTGGCCGCATTCCCTGGGCGACGGACTGGACCTGGCCGTGTCCGTGGGCGGCTGGCTTCGGGGCCAGCACCTTCATCGAGCGGGTACCGGCTCCATCCTCACCGGGCCGAAGTTCCCCGCCAAGGTCTATGCGCGTTTCGCGACCGTGCCGCAGCAGAGGCTGCCCTGGGAAATCTGGGTCAATGATGCCGGGCAACGTTTCATTCGCGAGGACGAACCGCTGGTGCGCCCGCGGGCCCGCGCCGTGCTCGCGCTGCCGCGCCTGCGCTACGTGATCGTCTTCGACGAGAACATCTTCAACAGCGCGCCGCCCGGGCTGCCGCAGTTCAGCCGGGAGGAGTTTCTCGCGCATTGCGAGAACCATCCCATGTTCGCCCGCGCCGACAGCCTCGATGAACTTGCGGCGGCGGCCGACGTGGACGCCGACGGCCTTGCGCAAACCGTCCGCGACTACAACGATGCGGTCGCGAGCGGCGCGGACCCGCTGGGGCGCGAGCATCTGCCCGAGCCCATCGCCCGGCCGCCCTTCTACGCCATCACCCACCTGGGCAGTTCGGCCACGTCGTCAACGGGCGTGGCGGTGAACGATGCCCACCAGGTCGTGCGCGGCAACCAGGAGACCGTGCCGGGCCTCTACGCCGCCGGCGAAGTCCTGGGCTCCGGCGCCACTCTCGGCTCCACCTTCGCACCCGGGATGCTGCTCACCCCGGCGCTCTCCGTCGGCCGCTGGCTGGGAATGACCCTGCCCATCTGA
- a CDS encoding ABC transporter ATP-binding protein yields the protein MNASVSLLRIRGLCVDFPRGGRVLHDVSLDAAEGEIVGLVGESGAGKTLATLSILGLVPAPGRIADGKIIVRDQEMTQLDEEALRPLRGRIAGFVFQDPSASLNPVRRIGSALIESAVRHSGLSRKQARNRAIEALRSVELPEPESALRAFPHQFSGGQRQRIMIALALINRPPLLIADEPTTALDAAVQSRVLDLLKRRARRHTLLMITHDLALAAGFCDRLYVMHGGRVVEHGPARELFSKPRHEYTRSLLEALPGRRATAPRRGRRPQSREALAAVRGLTVRYRGAAQAAVENVDFAVHANETVCLVGESGSGKTTIARALAGVIRAAPGQLSFPALGDEPPSAAVRARHLQMVFQDPYSSLNPRWPVERIVAEPIRTHRLCSRPEQKARVAALLSRVGLDPRRMNRRPAAFSGGQRQRIALARALAMNPRLLLADEALSALDIRTQAQILALLRDIREERKLALLLITHDLTLASEIGDRVIVLRRGRIVEQGPASRVMNSPRHEYTSELLAAQARWRPGSPRQQGRRMYTPGL from the coding sequence ATGAACGCATCCGTTTCCCTGCTGCGAATACGCGGACTGTGCGTGGATTTTCCGCGTGGCGGGAGGGTGCTGCACGACGTGTCGCTGGATGCCGCCGAGGGAGAAATCGTGGGCCTGGTGGGCGAATCCGGCGCCGGCAAGACGCTGGCGACGCTGTCCATACTTGGCCTGGTGCCCGCGCCCGGACGCATCGCCGACGGGAAGATAATCGTCAGGGACCAGGAAATGACGCAACTCGACGAGGAGGCGTTGAGGCCGTTGCGCGGCCGGATCGCCGGGTTCGTGTTTCAGGACCCATCGGCGTCCCTCAATCCGGTCCGCCGGATCGGCTCCGCGCTGATCGAGAGCGCTGTCCGCCATTCGGGGTTGTCCCGGAAACAGGCGCGGAATAGAGCAATCGAAGCCCTGCGTTCCGTCGAACTTCCCGAGCCGGAGTCGGCCTTGCGCGCATTCCCTCACCAGTTCTCGGGCGGCCAGAGGCAGCGCATCATGATCGCGCTGGCGCTCATCAACCGGCCGCCGCTGCTGATAGCCGACGAGCCCACGACGGCGCTGGACGCCGCGGTGCAGTCACGGGTCCTCGATCTGCTCAAGCGCCGTGCAAGGCGACATACGCTGCTGATGATCACCCACGACCTGGCGCTGGCCGCGGGCTTCTGCGACCGCCTGTACGTCATGCACGGCGGACGGGTGGTGGAACACGGGCCGGCCCGCGAGCTGTTCTCGAAACCCCGCCACGAGTACACCCGCTCGCTGCTGGAAGCGCTGCCGGGCAGGCGCGCAACGGCACCGAGGCGCGGCAGGCGCCCGCAATCGCGAGAGGCTCTGGCCGCCGTGCGCGGGCTTACGGTCCGCTACCGGGGCGCCGCGCAGGCGGCTGTGGAGAACGTGGATTTCGCCGTTCACGCCAACGAGACCGTGTGCCTGGTCGGGGAGTCCGGATCGGGCAAGACCACGATCGCCCGCGCGCTCGCCGGCGTCATCAGGGCAGCGCCCGGTCAACTGAGTTTTCCGGCCCTCGGGGACGAGCCGCCCAGCGCGGCGGTGCGCGCGCGCCACCTGCAAATGGTGTTCCAGGACCCCTATTCCAGTCTCAATCCCCGATGGCCCGTGGAACGCATCGTCGCCGAACCCATCCGGACCCACCGCCTTTGCAGCCGCCCGGAACAGAAGGCCCGCGTGGCCGCGCTGCTGAGCCGCGTCGGTCTGGATCCGCGGCGGATGAACCGGCGCCCGGCGGCGTTCTCCGGCGGGCAGCGCCAGCGAATCGCCCTGGCGCGCGCGCTGGCGATGAATCCGCGCCTGCTGCTTGCCGACGAGGCGCTCTCCGCGCTGGACATTCGCACCCAGGCGCAGATCCTGGCGCTGCTCAGGGACATACGCGAAGAGCGCAAACTGGCGCTTCTTCTGATCACGCACGATCTGACCCTGGCCTCGGAGATCGGCGACCGCGTGATCGTGCTGCGCCGCGGAAGGATCGTCGAACAGGGACCCGCGTCCAGGGTCATGAACTCGCCCCGGCACGAATACACCAGCGAGCTGCTCGCCGCGCAGGCGCGCTGGCGCCCGGGAAGTCCCCGGCAACAGGGCCGCCGCATGTACACTCCGGGGCTGTGA